Within the Granulicella sibirica genome, the region TCGACACGTCTTCCGGGTGAGCCTGGGCGAGCATCATGGCCAGCAGACCGCCGAGCGAATGGCCAATGACGGCGGGATGAAGGTGATTGGCGACGATGTACTGGTGCAACTCTTCGACGACGGGTTCAAGGATTGGGCCGGTCGCGTTCGGTCCGGCAGGCGCACCGGCGAATCCGTCGATCTGAACGAGGTGCAGGCGGTACGAGGAAACGAGCAGTTTCGCCTCGTCCGCGTAGACCGCCTTCGAACTTGCGAGGCCGGGGATCAGAAGCACATCCGGACCTTTGCCTGCGGGCAGGCCCTGGACTTCGACGGTAAGACGCGTGGGCTGCTGGGCGCGGAGCGCGAGAACGGTTCCGAGAAGAAACAGGATGAGGGCAAATGCTCTGTAAAGATTGTCGCGATTCATGGGACCTCCTGATCGTGGTGCAACGGCTGAGATCGATCCTTACAGCGCGCGGAAGCGGTGGGTAGTTGAGCGTGTCACAAAAGCGCCGTGACAGATGTCACCCGGATTCAGGGCCTTCTTCGAGAAAGATCGCCTCGATGGTGGTTCCGAAGAGCTTCGCCAGTCTGAACGCGAGGGGAAGCGAGGGGTCGAACTTCCCCGTCTCGATTGCGTTCACCGACTGTCGGGAGACCTCGAGCTTTTGCGCCAGATCCGCCTGGGACCAGTTCCGTTCGGCCCTCAGGACCTTTAGCCGATTGTTCATGGTTCTCCTTCCCGGATGTTAGCGGTAGCGTAATCGCACAATGGGTGTGGCGATGCCGACGACAAACCAGAAGATCGCAAAGTCGAAGTACCGGGGGAGATGCGGGATAGAGACGTACAGCTCAAGAAAACCCAGGACGGTGGAGAGCGCGAGCGTTCCGCCGATGCCCCAGAGCATCGACTGAATGGTCACGGTCTTCTCGAACTCATCCGTCTGTTCGATCAGGTAGAGCCCTACGACGACAAGAACGGCGAGGAGAGGAATCGCGGGTAAGACCGCGATCGTGTATGCGATCGCTCCACCCGGATGCTGATGGCGGAAGATCCAGGTTGAGAGAAAGATGAGGACGACGTAGACTGCCATCGCTGAGAAGAATCGAAACATGTACCGTTTCATTGCTAAGGTTTGCGGAAAGCAGCTCATGATTGGTCTCCTTTACTGAAAGACAAGTAAACATTACATTGGAGATGTCTGCGGTGTCAAGTGTGCTTGTCATTCTTTGATCCCTGCCCCGAGTATTTGTCGCAAGTTCCCCTACGGGCGACAATCCCAACATGAATGTGAACTTCGCCGAGCGGGCCCACAACCACAACTGGCGTCTGGACCCGATCGTTCGATCGCTGCTGGACACGGATTTCTACAAGCTGCTGATGCTGCAGTTCATCTGGAAGAACTTCCCCAAGGTTGAGGTCGTCAGCGAGGTGGTGAATCGCACGCGGACGGTGCGGCTTGGCGATCACGTTTCGCGTGAAACGCTCGTCGCCCAGATGGAGCACGTCCGTGGGCTGCGCTTCCGCCGTTCCGAACTCGTGTGGCTGGCGGGCAATACGTTCTATGGCACGCGGTTCATCTTCGAGCCGGAGTTCCTGACGTGGCTGGAGAATGACTTTCGCCTGTCGGAGTACGAGGTGTCCGAGGAGGATGGGCAGCTCAAGATTTGCTTCCGGGGCCTGTGGTCCGAGGTCACCATGTGGGAGGTGTACGCGCTCGCGCTCGTCAGCGAGATGCGCACGCGGTCGGCGTTGAGCCGGCTGAGCGAGATGGAGCTCGACGTTCTGTACGCGCGGGCGAAGACGAAGCTATGGGACAAGATTGAGAAGCTTCGGCTGGTGCCGGACGTTCGTATCTCCGAGTTCGGGACACGGAGGCGCCACAGTTTTCTTTGGCAGGAGTATGTCGTCGAAGCCATGCGCAATACGCTTGGGGCTTCCCTCACGGGGTCGTCAAATACCTTTCTGGCTTATAAACACGATCTTGAGGCCATGGGTACGAACGCGCACGAACTTCCCATGGCGCTTGCCGCCATCGCTTCCAAGGGAACGGACGAAGAGCTGCGGGCGTCGCAGTACCGCGTACTTGAGCTATGGGCGAAGAGTTATGGAGGCGAACTCCTTATTATGCTTCCCGATACTTTTGGGACGACTCAGTTCCTTGCCGGGGCGCCTGACTGGGTTGCCGACTGGACGGGCCAGCGCGCCGACAGCAAGAACCCCTTCGTCGCAGGCGATGAGTATTGCGCCTGGCTCGCCCTGCGGGGAAGAGACGCAACGAAGAAGCGTTTTATCGCCTCGGACGGGCTCGACGTCGATGGAATTCTCGAACTTCACCGGTACTTCCACGGACGCATCCGCTTCTCCGCCGGGTGGGGTACGTTGCTGACGAATGATTTCCGTGACTGCCATCCGCGGAACGAAGATGATCTCGAGCCGATTAGCCTCGTGTGCAAGCTCGTCACCGTGGACGGAGTGCCCGCCGTCAAGCTATCGGATAACACGCGTAAGTCCACCGGTCCGGCTGACCAGATCGCGCGCTACCGCCGTGTCTTCGGCAGCGAGGCCGAGGCTGGAGCGCCGGTGCTCGTCTAAGTCGAGTCGAATCTGCGGTTGTTTTTGGCGTAATCCGCCCGGAATATACTTTTCCCATGACGCCCCGCCCAACCCTTGTCCGCCTGGCCGCGATTGCGATTCTGCCGCTTGTCACCCTTCAGCCAGCCTTCTCGTGGGGCCATGACGGCCACATGATGATTAACCGGCTTGCGGCGCAGAATCTGCCGGTCGAGGTGCCTGCCTTCCTGCATAACGGCGAGGCACTCGATCTGATGGAGTATCTGGGGCCGGAGCCCGACCATTGGAACGGGAAGCTCGAGCCGGAGCTGTCGAAGACCCAAGGGACCGACCACTTCATGGATCTCGAGTATGCGGACCTGATCGCGCCGCTGCCCCGCAAACGCTACGACTTCTTCCGCGCCCTGGCCGCTGCTCAGCCACAGCATCCCGACGTCAAGCTCACGCCAGAGAACGTCGGCACCCAGCCCTACCAGGTTGAGGAGGTCTTTCAACGTCTGAAGTCGGCCATGCGCGACTACCGGAAGCTGGCCGCCGCCAACCAGAACGTTCAGCCGGTCGAGACCGTCATCCTCTTTTACGCGGGCTGGCTTGGGCACTATGTCGGTGATGGCTCCAACCCTCTCCACGCCACCTATCAGTACAACGGATGGAATGGCCCGAACCCGAATGGCTACAGCACCGCGCATACGGTGCACGCGGAGTTCGAGTCGGACTTCGTCGCGAATAACGTGCGGAGCGCCGATCTTCAGCCTCTGATCGCAGCCTCCACGCCGACGCTGATGGCTGATGAGTGGACGGA harbors:
- a CDS encoding S1/P1 nuclease, with the protein product MTPRPTLVRLAAIAILPLVTLQPAFSWGHDGHMMINRLAAQNLPVEVPAFLHNGEALDLMEYLGPEPDHWNGKLEPELSKTQGTDHFMDLEYADLIAPLPRKRYDFFRALAAAQPQHPDVKLTPENVGTQPYQVEEVFQRLKSAMRDYRKLAAANQNVQPVETVILFYAGWLGHYVGDGSNPLHATYQYNGWNGPNPNGYSTAHTVHAEFESDFVANNVRSADLQPLIAASTPTLMADEWTEYLAYLHHSNSEVEKTYQIEKAGGFLKAGTPDGKAFVDERLAAGAIELRDMIYTAWVRSGDPVPAK
- a CDS encoding helix-turn-helix transcriptional regulator, which produces MNNRLKVLRAERNWSQADLAQKLEVSRQSVNAIETGKFDPSLPLAFRLAKLFGTTIEAIFLEEGPESG
- the pncB gene encoding nicotinate phosphoribosyltransferase, yielding MNVNFAERAHNHNWRLDPIVRSLLDTDFYKLLMLQFIWKNFPKVEVVSEVVNRTRTVRLGDHVSRETLVAQMEHVRGLRFRRSELVWLAGNTFYGTRFIFEPEFLTWLENDFRLSEYEVSEEDGQLKICFRGLWSEVTMWEVYALALVSEMRTRSALSRLSEMELDVLYARAKTKLWDKIEKLRLVPDVRISEFGTRRRHSFLWQEYVVEAMRNTLGASLTGSSNTFLAYKHDLEAMGTNAHELPMALAAIASKGTDEELRASQYRVLELWAKSYGGELLIMLPDTFGTTQFLAGAPDWVADWTGQRADSKNPFVAGDEYCAWLALRGRDATKKRFIASDGLDVDGILELHRYFHGRIRFSAGWGTLLTNDFRDCHPRNEDDLEPISLVCKLVTVDGVPAVKLSDNTRKSTGPADQIARYRRVFGSEAEAGAPVLV